One genomic segment of Gemmatimonadaceae bacterium includes these proteins:
- a CDS encoding tartrate dehydrogenase, producing the protein MKRHILAVIPGDGIGPEIVPEAIGTLRTVAERCGGFQIDVRQFDWGTQHYLTTGAMMPADGLDQILAAKADAILLGPVGDPRVPDHVTLWGLLLPLRQRFQQYINLRPARLLAGVLSPLVGAEGRIDIVCVRENTEGEYAGAGGRVHRGTAEEVAIQSSVYTRTGTERVIRFAFEYARAHGRAKVTSATKSNAMQHGMVFWDDVFAEVAAKFPDITSERQLVDSLAARIVAKPHTLDVVVASNLFGDILTDICAAVTGSMGLAPSANLNPERQYPSLFQGVHGSAPDIAGQGIANPIAILWSTALMLEHLGEEESAGALMRAIERVLAEGRIRTPDLGGTSTTREMGEAIRRAVSGRRAERY; encoded by the coding sequence ATGAAGCGCCACATACTGGCCGTGATCCCGGGCGATGGCATCGGCCCTGAGATCGTCCCGGAGGCGATCGGGACTCTCCGCACCGTCGCCGAGCGGTGTGGAGGTTTCCAGATCGACGTTCGACAGTTCGACTGGGGCACTCAGCACTATCTGACCACCGGCGCGATGATGCCCGCGGACGGCCTCGATCAGATCCTCGCCGCGAAGGCCGATGCCATCCTTCTCGGACCGGTGGGCGATCCGCGCGTACCCGATCATGTGACCCTCTGGGGGCTGCTCTTGCCCCTTCGTCAGAGATTCCAGCAGTACATCAATCTCCGGCCGGCCCGTCTCCTGGCCGGTGTACTCAGCCCCCTCGTCGGGGCCGAGGGCCGCATCGACATCGTCTGCGTGCGGGAGAACACTGAGGGTGAGTACGCGGGTGCTGGCGGGCGTGTCCATCGGGGCACTGCGGAGGAAGTCGCGATCCAATCCTCCGTCTACACAAGGACGGGGACGGAGCGCGTCATCCGCTTCGCCTTCGAGTACGCCCGTGCGCATGGCCGCGCGAAGGTCACGAGTGCAACGAAGTCGAACGCCATGCAGCACGGTATGGTGTTCTGGGACGACGTGTTCGCCGAGGTGGCCGCGAAATTCCCCGATATCACGTCCGAACGACAACTGGTTGATTCGCTCGCCGCCCGCATTGTGGCCAAGCCGCATACGCTCGACGTGGTCGTCGCGTCGAATCTCTTCGGCGATATCCTAACCGACATTTGTGCCGCCGTCACCGGGAGCATGGGCCTAGCTCCCAGTGCCAATCTCAATCCGGAGCGACAGTACCCGAGCTTGTTCCAGGGCGTGCATGGCTCCGCGCCGGACATCGCTGGCCAGGGCATCGCCAACCCGATCGCCATCCTCTGGTCCACGGCACTGATGCTCGAACATCTCGGCGAGGAGGAGAGTGCAGGGGCACTGATGCGGGCGATCGAGCGAGTGCTTGCCGAGGGACGGATCCGCACACCGGACCTCGGCGGGACGTCGACAACGCGCGAGATGGGAGAGGCGATTCGCCGCGCGGTCAGCGGCCGCCGAGCTGAGCGCTATTGA
- a CDS encoding methyltransferase domain-containing protein yields MSTTLAPEQRADAWSAVAEAYDRFSQQVTLPFAEDAARLVRIGPGSRVLDVAAGTGNFAFAAARRGARVLATDFAQGMIDRLRERAREEHLTVESTVMDGQALELPDRSFDVAASIFGLLFFPDHDKGIRELLRVVVPGGRALIATWAPPPRGEMSRIMSLAMAAAMPDAPAPGSPPAPPPWARLGDAEALRARPVDNGFANAYVVDLRHVWVFDKLEEFTRTMPQAAPQAVALFESMTSAQRTAFVSAIEEDFRARQGDGPYALTHEAMVAVGIAP; encoded by the coding sequence ATGTCAACGACACTTGCACCTGAGCAACGCGCCGACGCGTGGAGCGCCGTTGCCGAGGCGTACGATCGGTTCTCGCAGCAGGTCACGCTGCCATTCGCCGAGGACGCGGCTCGGCTCGTCCGCATCGGTCCGGGGTCGCGCGTGCTCGACGTGGCTGCTGGCACCGGCAATTTCGCCTTCGCCGCGGCGCGCCGAGGCGCGCGCGTGCTTGCCACCGACTTCGCGCAGGGCATGATCGACCGTCTTCGAGAAAGGGCGCGCGAGGAGCACCTAACGGTGGAGTCGACCGTGATGGATGGGCAGGCGCTCGAGCTCCCCGACCGTTCATTCGACGTGGCCGCGTCAATATTTGGATTGCTGTTCTTTCCCGATCACGACAAGGGAATCCGCGAGCTCCTGAGAGTCGTGGTGCCGGGCGGCCGCGCGCTGATCGCGACGTGGGCGCCGCCGCCTCGCGGCGAGATGTCGCGCATCATGAGCCTGGCGATGGCGGCGGCGATGCCCGATGCGCCCGCGCCCGGCTCACCGCCAGCGCCGCCGCCGTGGGCGAGACTTGGCGACGCCGAGGCGTTGCGCGCGAGACCCGTTGATAATGGTTTCGCAAATGCTTACGTGGTCGACCTGCGGCACGTCTGGGTCTTCGACAAGCTCGAGGAGTTTACGAGGACGATGCCGCAGGCAGCACCGCAGGCCGTCGCACTGTTCGAGTCGATGACGTCGGCGCAGCGCACAGCATTCGTGAGTGCAATCGAAGAAGATTTCCGCGCGCGGCAAGGCGACGGGCCATACGCGCTCACCCACGAGGCGATGGTCGCCGTTGGGATTGCACCATAA
- a CDS encoding ECF-type sigma factor, with translation MTSESRESLGQLVPAVYDELRLIAHRHLRGRVRAFETTLATTGLVNEAYLRLVDRADRHSYVRSHLLALASVVMRQILIDKARARLAHKRGGGRVRVTLDEEEHPHNRSPNELLEINDALAELEDIDARLARVVELRYFAGYSEEEIAEAHGVNVRTVQRDWQKARAFLRRALAS, from the coding sequence ATGACTAGCGAATCGCGCGAGAGCCTGGGGCAGCTAGTGCCCGCGGTCTATGACGAGCTGCGCCTGATCGCGCACCGTCACTTGCGCGGTCGGGTAAGAGCCTTTGAAACGACCCTGGCCACGACGGGCCTCGTCAACGAAGCCTATCTGCGCCTTGTTGATCGAGCGGACCGGCACTCGTACGTGCGATCGCATCTTCTCGCGCTTGCCTCGGTCGTGATGCGACAAATTCTCATCGATAAGGCACGGGCGCGGCTGGCTCACAAGCGAGGCGGCGGACGCGTGCGCGTCACGCTCGATGAAGAGGAGCATCCGCACAATCGATCGCCGAATGAGCTACTCGAGATCAACGACGCGCTAGCCGAGCTCGAAGACATCGACGCCCGGCTCGCACGCGTCGTGGAATTGCGCTACTTCGCCGGCTACTCCGAAGAGGAGATCGCCGAAGCGCACGGCGTGAATGTTCGGACGGTGCAGCGCGATTGGCAGAAGGCGCGTGCATTCCTTCGGCGCGCCTTAGCCTCCTGA
- a CDS encoding NIPSNAP family protein: MNTRLIYLTIAMIGSTAALASHEIPARQRALPARPATPPCGPGLDIKNAARDSRCFELRTYTVAQGGSADVLHARFRERTIALFRKHGMTVIGFWQPVARLDQLVYMLAYRDAAARDSAWAAFNADPEWVKAHTEMQVSVDVDNTFMVATNYSPLK, translated from the coding sequence ATGAACACACGGCTGATATACCTGACCATCGCCATGATCGGCTCGACCGCCGCTCTCGCATCCCACGAGATTCCGGCGCGACAGCGCGCGTTGCCGGCGCGGCCCGCGACACCGCCATGCGGTCCCGGGCTAGACATCAAGAACGCCGCGAGAGATTCGCGCTGCTTCGAGCTCCGCACGTACACGGTGGCCCAAGGCGGCTCGGCCGACGTGCTGCACGCCCGGTTTCGTGAACGCACGATCGCACTGTTCCGAAAGCACGGAATGACCGTGATCGGATTCTGGCAGCCCGTCGCCAGGCTCGATCAACTCGTGTACATGCTCGCCTATCGTGATGCGGCTGCCAGAGATTCGGCTTGGGCGGCGTTCAACGCGGATCCGGAGTGGGTGAAAGCTCACACCGAGATGCAGGTAAGCGTTGACGTCGACAACACCTTCATGGTGGCCACCAACTACAGCCCGCTGAAGTGA
- a CDS encoding patatin-like phospholipase family protein: MTQSVGNAPEYSPSTSRPTDKKELNKLVESARETEKPLTLGDVLREEYAAIAGENPPASDDLGNIIEQIHGRRHAAVCLSGGGIRSATFNLGMLQALAKRRFLQRFHYLSTVSGGGYIGSWLSSWIARGGFKEACECLAFGRDTGAKGPLHPIDNEPEPIHHLRSFSRYLSPRVGLFSADTWTLAAAYIRNLLLTWLVLLPALAAMATIPLIAVSTTLWIERNASSAPHWGLMTIVLVGVALAVQAVRYVHGHRPRNPEGDDAAKATSSTKSNQRNFLLLGLAPFVCAGICLTTSWLWIAHLDAASLLQSFAAIPRWIPLPRFSAQPSDPSMHWSFELPMMYLGMFVHVAGWASSGRVFRRSARIAAILEFFVVLLTGAACGFALGWAAWTSDPWSSTSENIEPYTVFALPAFAAMLLFFGDLHLGAVSILPRRSADAEREWGARFNAWVLIVSSAWIVASTLTVLVPSYIDGVTGTWLRWSSLGTYALGAVASWLGFASKTGSTSGSAGAGVAKTLKSLSPSLALALATTGFCLLLPIVLAEAGLWLIRAVGCAASSCSFRETLAVSPLLIVELAVKLLFVSLIAGFFIDMNKFSLHGLYRIRLIRAYLGASRKESERDVNPFTGFDMRDNMLMRDLRPKRDEDTSGRADCDDSALARSSEHRPLHIVNVALNLVHGAELAWQDRKAESFTISPLHAGNCRLGYRRTSPSKEQRELEVALAGPAGAGLWQWRKRRYSPRYYGGECGVSLGTAMAISGAAASPNMGYHSSATVTFLMTLFNARLGWWLGNPRAAGNGVYYRHAPRVSLLTLWSELFGLTDANHKYVYLSDGGHFDNLGLYEMVLRRCRFIIVSDASADKECNLADLGHAIRAIRADMQIPIEFDYNDFKIQKRSIDGKVVADGAYWATARIRYSAVDRRAGLSDDEAKREYDGVLLYVKPSFYGKEPRDVYNYAIESPSFPHESTADQFFGESQFESYRALGEYIGDIICQDPKLDVEALFKPRAPVRTDAIPAGGRPA; this comes from the coding sequence ATGACGCAATCCGTCGGAAACGCCCCGGAGTATTCGCCCTCGACATCGCGCCCCACAGATAAGAAAGAGCTGAACAAGCTGGTGGAGAGCGCGAGGGAAACCGAGAAGCCTCTCACGCTCGGTGATGTCCTTCGCGAAGAGTACGCCGCCATTGCGGGCGAGAATCCGCCGGCCAGCGACGATCTGGGAAACATCATCGAGCAGATCCACGGCCGGCGGCACGCGGCAGTGTGTCTTTCGGGTGGAGGCATTCGAAGTGCCACATTCAATCTGGGGATGCTGCAGGCACTCGCGAAGCGCAGATTCCTGCAGCGATTTCATTACCTGTCCACGGTATCGGGCGGCGGCTACATCGGCTCGTGGCTCAGCAGCTGGATCGCTCGCGGAGGATTCAAGGAGGCGTGTGAGTGCCTCGCCTTCGGCCGTGACACCGGTGCAAAGGGTCCGCTGCACCCGATCGACAACGAGCCCGAGCCGATTCACCACCTGCGCTCCTTCAGTCGATATCTGAGCCCGCGCGTCGGCCTGTTCTCGGCGGACACCTGGACCCTCGCCGCCGCCTACATTCGCAATCTCTTACTCACCTGGCTCGTGCTGCTTCCGGCACTTGCCGCGATGGCGACGATTCCTCTCATTGCGGTCTCGACGACGCTGTGGATCGAACGCAATGCGAGCAGTGCACCGCATTGGGGGTTGATGACGATCGTCCTGGTCGGCGTAGCACTCGCTGTGCAGGCGGTACGATACGTTCATGGCCACCGGCCTCGAAACCCCGAGGGAGACGATGCCGCAAAGGCAACGTCTTCTACGAAATCGAATCAGCGGAATTTCCTCCTGCTTGGTCTTGCGCCGTTCGTCTGCGCCGGTATTTGCCTAACGACATCCTGGCTCTGGATCGCGCACCTCGACGCCGCGTCCCTTCTCCAATCGTTCGCGGCCATTCCTCGCTGGATCCCGCTGCCGCGATTCAGTGCGCAGCCGAGCGACCCATCCATGCACTGGTCGTTCGAGCTGCCGATGATGTATCTGGGCATGTTCGTTCACGTCGCGGGCTGGGCGTCCTCAGGCCGAGTCTTCAGGCGCTCGGCGCGAATAGCGGCCATTCTCGAATTTTTCGTCGTCCTGCTCACGGGTGCGGCGTGTGGGTTTGCCCTCGGGTGGGCAGCGTGGACCTCGGACCCATGGTCGAGCACTTCCGAGAACATCGAGCCGTACACGGTGTTCGCGCTTCCCGCCTTTGCCGCGATGCTGCTCTTTTTCGGCGACCTTCACCTTGGTGCGGTGAGCATTCTTCCGCGCCGCTCGGCAGACGCTGAGCGCGAGTGGGGTGCCCGATTCAACGCGTGGGTGCTCATCGTCTCTTCCGCCTGGATAGTCGCGAGCACTCTTACGGTCCTCGTACCGTCGTACATCGATGGCGTAACCGGTACATGGCTTCGCTGGTCGTCGCTCGGCACGTATGCGCTTGGCGCGGTCGCATCGTGGTTGGGCTTCGCCTCGAAAACGGGGTCGACCTCGGGAAGTGCGGGCGCTGGCGTCGCGAAGACATTGAAGTCGCTGTCGCCGAGTCTCGCGCTCGCCCTGGCGACGACGGGATTCTGCCTTCTGCTGCCAATCGTCCTCGCGGAAGCAGGTCTCTGGTTGATTCGTGCGGTCGGCTGCGCTGCCTCGAGTTGCTCGTTTCGCGAGACGCTCGCGGTTTCCCCACTTCTCATCGTTGAGCTAGCGGTCAAGCTCCTCTTCGTCTCACTGATCGCTGGCTTCTTCATCGACATGAACAAGTTCTCATTGCACGGCCTCTATCGCATTCGTCTCATCCGAGCCTACCTCGGCGCTTCACGAAAGGAGAGCGAGCGTGATGTGAATCCGTTCACCGGATTCGACATGCGTGACAACATGCTCATGCGAGATCTCCGCCCGAAGCGAGACGAGGACACGTCCGGAAGAGCCGATTGCGACGACTCGGCCCTGGCTCGGTCCTCGGAACACCGCCCTCTGCACATCGTGAACGTTGCCCTCAATCTCGTGCACGGAGCGGAGCTGGCTTGGCAGGATCGCAAGGCCGAGTCATTTACGATCTCACCGCTTCATGCCGGCAACTGTCGCCTCGGCTACCGCCGCACCAGTCCGAGCAAGGAACAGCGCGAGCTCGAGGTCGCGCTGGCCGGGCCGGCCGGCGCAGGTTTGTGGCAATGGAGAAAGCGCCGTTACTCGCCCCGATACTATGGTGGCGAATGCGGCGTGTCGTTAGGTACGGCGATGGCGATCTCGGGTGCCGCGGCTAGCCCGAACATGGGCTATCACTCGTCGGCAACCGTGACGTTCCTCATGACCCTGTTCAACGCGCGTCTTGGCTGGTGGCTCGGGAATCCGCGAGCAGCGGGCAACGGTGTGTACTACCGGCACGCTCCACGTGTGAGCCTGCTTACGCTGTGGAGTGAGCTATTCGGTCTCACCGATGCGAATCACAAGTACGTGTACCTTTCCGACGGTGGCCACTTCGATAATCTCGGATTGTACGAAATGGTTCTCCGTCGGTGTCGGTTCATCATCGTGAGCGACGCCAGCGCCGACAAAGAGTGCAATCTCGCCGATCTCGGCCACGCGATTCGCGCGATTCGCGCCGACATGCAGATCCCCATCGAGTTCGACTACAACGACTTCAAGATTCAGAAGCGCTCAATCGATGGCAAGGTCGTTGCCGATGGCGCGTACTGGGCAACGGCACGCATTCGCTACTCGGCCGTGGATAGGCGTGCGGGACTGAGCGATGACGAAGCAAAGCGGGAGTACGATGGCGTGCTGCTGTACGTGAAGCCAAGCTTCTACGGCAAGGAGCCGCGCGACGTATACAATTACGCAATCGAGAGCCCGAGCTTCCCGCACGAATCGACAGCCGATCAGTTCTTCGGCGAGTCGCAGTTCGAGAGCTACCGCGCACTCGGCGAGTACATCGGTGACATCATATGTCAGGATCCGAAACTGGACGTAGAGGCACTCTTCAAACCCAGAGCGCCTGTCCGGACGGACGCAATCCCCGCGGGGGGACGGCCGGCATAG
- a CDS encoding serine/threonine-protein kinase: MTDDFRGPADPAPIDRKEWLRLEPLVDHALELPAAERASYIAETRARDPVLAAALERFIADCEVPDPRVDVPAPELFAYLLDHQLPSALPPNTVLADRYLIHHEIGRGGMAIVYLANDVKLNNAQVAVKLMRRGNLTTNAKRFDEEIRLTSKLHHPNIVLAYDKGEFDDSAFFVMPYVEGETLRARLEREPSGRLPIPEALRIGIEVARALDYAHRKKVIHRDVKPSNLLLTSGVAMLADFGIARALASAGEGEGGDPLTDAGVRLGTPAYMSPEQSDAGEEVDNQTDIYSLGCVLYEMIAGEKPTAAATRVREGHRGVDSVRPLRNMRGDVSPRLEASVAAAIGIVKADRTRTAADLARVLELCAREYGVSITPWRRLYWRAPRRVTSALIVSAAAIVIGGSWVVRRAISAPSVGQAAAEVTLAGGAMDTSRVVVLPFAHRGIVTAPIGEDDRLRDALKRWEGVDAVDRLETRDELAHHDTAHLTATVARDIGRALRAARYIRGEITRAGDSSIVRLGLYDTRTGVALANATSGAGRARGDSVFGALAVQLLFPGIAESTVAELRSATRSRPALQAYARSQAAIASWDLARADTALTSAINYDQRFALAYLWLAQVRSWREMSPATWQFAARRASAARVTLGPRDRRVADALTAMAALDSLKACNVWRGLTTTRVGASDFAAWYGVARCEYFDRTVVRDPRSPSGWGFRSSYHHATDAYRRAFQILPAIHREFRSSWYSSLKRTLRTQRTQLRLGVAQRPDTGQFLAYPAWSEAGDTLAFVPYPMRAFEEGRVEVVPATSGQAAEHQRQVFLDIATTWRAAFRPSADALLAVAVALDEAGDSTAVDSVRAARRLADEAGDAPARLRTGAEEVWMLVKRSVPHDPHRLAAARLLADTLIRDAGDRVTDSTQALALASLAALTGRVHRAAWYARGAEDLVRAPAELQATVRALQAYAALGAPPDSISALASALWTAPAKTATISDRARWMRRAATIAFPVYHDSAVRELARSGDFLAVVESAWLDRDTVMIRQRLSTLRTARTVTAPEELKLETLYPEAWLLASMGDAPTALGWITPTLDAQARSSIENLHSVVAVGALVRAMALRAQLASRAGRTAEAATWARAVIALWSDSDRELQGVVREMKRLAK, encoded by the coding sequence ATGACCGACGACTTCCGGGGCCCCGCCGATCCGGCGCCAATAGACAGGAAGGAATGGCTCCGCCTCGAGCCGCTCGTCGACCATGCACTCGAGCTGCCGGCGGCAGAGCGCGCGAGTTACATCGCGGAGACTCGCGCACGCGACCCGGTGCTGGCGGCGGCGCTGGAGCGGTTCATCGCCGATTGCGAGGTCCCAGATCCGCGCGTCGACGTCCCGGCGCCCGAATTGTTCGCGTACCTGCTCGACCACCAGCTCCCATCGGCGCTGCCTCCGAACACGGTGCTTGCCGACCGGTATTTGATTCACCACGAGATCGGTCGCGGCGGCATGGCCATCGTCTATTTGGCCAACGACGTGAAGCTCAACAATGCGCAGGTGGCGGTCAAGCTGATGCGTCGCGGTAACCTAACGACGAACGCAAAACGATTCGACGAAGAGATCCGCCTCACGAGCAAGTTGCATCATCCGAACATCGTCCTGGCGTACGACAAGGGCGAATTCGACGACAGCGCCTTCTTCGTGATGCCCTACGTCGAGGGGGAGACGCTTCGCGCGCGGCTCGAGCGGGAGCCGTCCGGTCGGCTGCCAATTCCCGAAGCCCTCCGCATCGGAATCGAGGTCGCCCGCGCGCTCGATTACGCTCACCGAAAGAAGGTCATTCACCGCGACGTCAAACCGTCGAATCTGTTGCTGACCAGTGGCGTGGCGATGCTCGCGGACTTCGGCATCGCGCGCGCCCTCGCCAGTGCAGGGGAAGGGGAAGGGGGTGATCCACTCACGGATGCGGGGGTTCGGCTAGGCACGCCCGCGTACATGAGCCCCGAGCAGAGCGACGCCGGCGAGGAGGTCGACAATCAGACCGACATCTATAGTCTGGGCTGCGTGCTCTATGAGATGATCGCGGGCGAGAAGCCAACCGCCGCGGCGACGCGGGTACGCGAAGGGCATCGAGGCGTCGATTCCGTCCGCCCACTTCGCAACATGCGCGGCGATGTCTCGCCGAGGCTGGAGGCATCTGTCGCGGCGGCGATCGGCATCGTGAAGGCCGATCGGACGCGAACAGCCGCCGACCTGGCGCGCGTGCTCGAGCTGTGCGCTCGCGAGTACGGAGTCTCGATCACGCCGTGGCGGCGGCTGTACTGGCGCGCTCCTCGGCGAGTGACCAGCGCGCTGATCGTCTCGGCCGCCGCGATCGTCATTGGCGGGTCGTGGGTCGTTAGGCGTGCGATCTCCGCTCCGAGCGTTGGCCAAGCTGCCGCCGAGGTGACGCTCGCCGGCGGCGCGATGGACACGTCGCGCGTCGTCGTTCTGCCCTTCGCCCACCGCGGTATCGTGACGGCACCGATCGGCGAGGACGACCGGCTTCGCGACGCGCTCAAGCGTTGGGAGGGCGTGGACGCCGTCGACCGACTGGAGACACGCGACGAGCTCGCCCATCACGATACGGCGCACCTGACGGCAACCGTTGCCCGCGATATCGGCCGCGCGCTACGCGCCGCTCGCTACATCCGTGGCGAGATCACGCGCGCGGGCGACAGCTCGATCGTTCGTCTCGGTTTGTACGATACGCGCACCGGCGTCGCCCTCGCCAACGCGACGAGTGGGGCCGGACGTGCGCGTGGCGATTCCGTCTTCGGTGCGTTGGCCGTGCAACTGCTCTTTCCAGGGATTGCCGAATCGACGGTCGCCGAGCTGCGTTCGGCGACGCGTTCGCGGCCCGCGCTCCAGGCATACGCACGGAGCCAGGCGGCGATCGCGAGTTGGGATCTCGCTCGGGCGGACACGGCCCTAACGAGTGCCATCAATTACGATCAGCGTTTCGCGCTTGCCTATCTCTGGCTGGCCCAGGTCCGGTCGTGGCGCGAGATGAGTCCCGCGACGTGGCAGTTTGCCGCTCGCCGCGCGTCGGCGGCCCGCGTCACGCTTGGGCCGCGCGATCGTCGTGTCGCTGACGCGCTCACCGCGATGGCGGCGCTCGATTCGCTGAAAGCGTGCAACGTTTGGCGCGGCCTAACGACGACCCGCGTTGGAGCGAGCGACTTCGCGGCCTGGTACGGCGTCGCGCGCTGCGAGTACTTCGATCGCACCGTCGTGCGAGACCCGCGAAGCCCGAGCGGATGGGGCTTTCGGTCGAGCTATCATCACGCCACCGACGCCTATCGTCGCGCCTTCCAGATACTCCCGGCGATCCATCGCGAATTCCGCTCGAGCTGGTATTCGAGTCTCAAGCGCACCCTGCGCACGCAGCGCACGCAACTCCGTTTGGGCGTGGCACAGCGCCCCGACACCGGACAATTCCTGGCTTATCCAGCGTGGTCCGAGGCCGGCGACACGCTGGCATTTGTGCCCTACCCGATGCGCGCCTTCGAGGAGGGACGCGTCGAGGTCGTACCGGCGACTTCCGGTCAAGCCGCCGAGCATCAGCGGCAGGTCTTTCTGGACATCGCGACGACTTGGCGAGCGGCATTCCGGCCGAGCGCCGACGCGCTGTTGGCGGTCGCGGTGGCCCTGGACGAGGCAGGGGACAGCACCGCGGTGGACTCGGTACGCGCCGCGCGCCGCCTGGCCGATGAAGCCGGCGACGCCCCGGCTCGCTTGCGCACCGGTGCGGAAGAAGTCTGGATGCTCGTGAAGCGGTCGGTACCTCACGACCCGCACCGGCTCGCGGCGGCGCGTCTCCTCGCCGACACCCTCATTCGTGACGCGGGCGATCGCGTCACAGACTCGACGCAGGCTCTGGCGCTGGCGAGCCTCGCGGCGCTCACCGGACGCGTGCACCGGGCCGCGTGGTATGCACGGGGCGCAGAGGATCTAGTGCGAGCTCCAGCGGAGCTTCAGGCCACCGTGCGCGCCCTTCAGGCGTATGCGGCGTTAGGCGCTCCGCCGGACAGTATAAGCGCGCTCGCCAGTGCGCTGTGGACGGCGCCGGCGAAGACGGCGACCATCAGCGATCGGGCGCGCTGGATGCGTCGCGCCGCAACGATCGCTTTCCCAGTCTATCACGACTCGGCAGTGCGTGAGCTCGCGCGGAGCGGTGATTTTCTCGCGGTGGTAGAGAGCGCGTGGCTCGATCGCGACACGGTAATGATCCGCCAGCGGCTTTCCACGTTGCGCACGGCGAGGACGGTGACGGCGCCGGAAGAGTTGAAGCTGGAGACGTTATATCCCGAAGCCTGGCTGCTGGCGTCGATGGGTGACGCGCCAACGGCGCTGGGGTGGATCACGCCCACGCTCGACGCCCAGGCCCGCTCCAGTATCGAGAATCTGCACAGCGTCGTGGCGGTCGGTGCGCTCGTGCGAGCGATGGCGTTGCGCGCCCAGCTCGCGAGCCGCGCGGGTCGTACTGCGGAAGCAGCAACCTGGGCGCGCGCGGTGATCGCGCTGTGGAGCGACTCGGACCGCGAGCTCCAAGGCGTCGTGCGAGAAATGAAACGGCTGGCGAAGTAA
- a CDS encoding protein kinase, with product MLCDGGAVVTDFGIAKALKASLPSGDAPTSTLTERGLVLGTPLYMAPEQAAGEAKTDDRADLYSLGVVAYEMLAGRPPFEGRSAQQIMAAHAAQQPRPVGELRSSTPAWLATLVMQCLEKRPADRPRDAQEVLRLLETASVSNTTWRLPGLRVSATIAALLLSVLIIALAAFELRRDKPAIAPTWLDLDAPDSASARSWGWAPINLSPDGSQIAYVGGPRNSLFVRSLGDRRGPRKIEYSDNARCPSFSPDGQSIVFTTNYQLVKVAVSGGTPTAVVDSTVNQCALWIGERRILFGRRASFFTVSSDGGPQSLVARIDTLNDIYQLQLSQALPGGKAVLVFFVATSLPTNWELGVLSLTDGKVTRLRRNGVTPRYADGYLLYTSCVLQDPRHNWFPRTRRLRRLQTAGWRIWTTAAEVLAF from the coding sequence TTGCTCTGCGATGGAGGCGCCGTCGTCACCGACTTCGGCATCGCGAAGGCATTGAAAGCGTCACTTCCATCGGGTGATGCGCCGACGTCGACACTGACCGAGCGCGGGCTGGTGCTCGGAACACCGCTCTACATGGCGCCGGAGCAGGCAGCGGGCGAGGCGAAGACGGATGACCGCGCCGACCTCTATTCGCTCGGTGTGGTCGCCTACGAGATGCTTGCCGGCCGACCGCCCTTCGAGGGGCGTTCCGCGCAACAGATTATGGCGGCCCATGCCGCCCAGCAGCCACGCCCTGTTGGCGAGCTCCGCTCGAGCACACCGGCGTGGCTGGCTACGCTCGTTATGCAGTGTCTCGAGAAGCGCCCGGCAGACAGGCCGCGCGACGCGCAAGAGGTGCTGCGGTTGCTCGAGACTGCATCCGTGTCGAACACGACGTGGCGCTTGCCGGGCCTCCGCGTCTCTGCAACAATCGCGGCTCTCTTGTTGAGCGTACTGATAATTGCTCTCGCCGCCTTCGAGCTGCGGCGCGACAAACCGGCCATCGCGCCGACCTGGCTCGATCTCGACGCGCCTGACAGTGCCTCCGCGCGCTCCTGGGGGTGGGCTCCGATCAACCTCTCACCGGACGGCTCACAGATCGCTTATGTCGGCGGGCCGCGGAACTCTCTCTTCGTCCGATCACTCGGCGATCGACGAGGCCCACGGAAGATCGAATACAGTGACAACGCGCGCTGTCCATCGTTTTCGCCCGACGGTCAGTCGATCGTCTTCACCACGAATTACCAGTTGGTCAAAGTGGCGGTCAGCGGCGGGACGCCGACAGCCGTCGTCGATTCGACGGTCAATCAGTGCGCACTCTGGATAGGAGAGAGACGGATTCTCTTCGGGCGCAGGGCGAGTTTCTTCACCGTGTCCTCTGACGGCGGACCGCAATCACTCGTCGCTCGAATCGACACCCTCAACGACATCTACCAGTTGCAGCTCTCGCAGGCTCTGCCCGGGGGAAAGGCAGTGTTGGTCTTTTTCGTTGCAACCAGCCTGCCTACCAACTGGGAGCTCGGAGTTCTGTCGCTGACAGATGGCAAAGTCACCCGGCTGCGAAGGAACGGCGTCACCCCTCGCTACGCCGATGGATACCTGCTGTACACGAGCTGCGTGTTACAGGACCCGAGGCACAACTGGTTCCCTCGAACTCGCCGTTTGCGACGTCTGCAAACGGCCGGATGGCGTATATGGACGACGGCGGCCGAGGTGTTGGCTTTCTGA